ACCACGAGCGATAATCCTGTCCCGCTGCCCAAAGCGCCCCTGTGGGCGTGGATGGTCGCCACCCAACTGGGAATCGGACATCTACGGCCGGCGCCGGGGACCTGGGCTTCGGCAGCGACGGTGGGGCTGTGGGTGGCTCTGGCTTCTTCACTGCCATCAGAACTGCACTGGCCGGTAGCGACAGGACTGGCCGTGGCCGCGGTCCTGGCCGGGATTCCCGCGGCTGCGGCGGTGGCCCGGGAGCGCGGCACCGACGACCCGCAGTCGGTGGTGATCGACGAGGTGGCCGGCCAGATGGTCGCGCTGTTGGCGCTG
This genomic stretch from Terriglobales bacterium harbors:
- a CDS encoding phosphatidylglycerophosphatase A, which gives rise to METTSDNPVPLPKAPLWAWMVATQLGIGHLRPAPGTWASAATVGLWVALASSLPSELHWPVATGLAVAAVLAGIPAAAAVARERGTDDPQSVVIDEVAGQMVALLALPVAWKSLLVSLILFRVFDIVKPPPLRRLEKLHGGLGIMMDDVAAGLYARLGAELLLRAGWLT